A single window of Anaerolineae bacterium DNA harbors:
- a CDS encoding glycosyltransferase, producing MERDILLVTLGFPPARGGIQSWLYQRASFAAERIVVAAPAAPGAREFDARQPFPVVRWPALGRGVPGWRRLTQFLFPLCLFPLLRRRYPFQMLECGQALPFGVAARLIHKWWGVPYRIWAFGDDIRKPAVRWWARPFLTAALQKADRVLAISGFTQGLVAATGYPEQQIEVIHPFLGLPGAGGTAAPARGDGPVLLTVARLERRKGVHVMLSLVPRLRRRFPGLRYWIVGDGPERRRLEALARALGIADAVRFWGDVPDADLPAVYTASDLFVLLPTPDEEDGEVEGFGMVYLEAAACGVPAVAWRTGGVAEAVVDGVTGLVVPAGDAGAAGDAIEHLLADSVLRREMADAAKAHAGAVAERTRASLRRLDEGHG from the coding sequence ATGGAACGGGACATCTTGTTGGTGACGTTGGGGTTCCCGCCGGCGCGCGGCGGCATCCAGAGCTGGCTGTATCAGCGGGCATCTTTTGCCGCGGAGCGCATCGTCGTGGCGGCGCCGGCGGCGCCCGGGGCGCGGGAGTTCGATGCTCGACAGCCGTTCCCGGTCGTGAGATGGCCGGCGCTCGGGCGCGGGGTCCCTGGCTGGCGCCGGCTGACGCAGTTTCTCTTCCCACTGTGCCTGTTCCCTTTGCTCCGTCGGCGGTACCCCTTCCAGATGCTGGAATGCGGCCAGGCCCTGCCGTTTGGGGTAGCGGCGCGCCTGATTCATAAATGGTGGGGCGTGCCCTACCGCATCTGGGCGTTTGGCGATGATATCCGGAAGCCGGCAGTGCGCTGGTGGGCGCGGCCGTTCCTCACTGCCGCACTGCAGAAAGCGGATCGCGTGCTGGCGATCAGCGGGTTTACCCAGGGGCTTGTGGCGGCGACAGGGTATCCGGAACAGCAGATCGAGGTCATTCACCCTTTTCTCGGACTCCCCGGGGCTGGCGGGACGGCGGCGCCGGCGCGTGGGGACGGGCCTGTGCTCCTGACAGTAGCACGGCTGGAACGGCGCAAGGGAGTGCATGTGATGCTCTCGTTGGTACCTAGACTGCGCCGGCGCTTTCCTGGCCTGCGGTACTGGATCGTCGGGGATGGGCCGGAGCGCCGCCGGCTGGAAGCCCTGGCGCGGGCACTGGGCATCGCGGATGCGGTGCGCTTCTGGGGGGATGTGCCGGATGCGGATTTGCCGGCGGTATATACTGCCAGCGACCTCTTTGTCCTCCTGCCGACACCCGATGAAGAGGACGGTGAGGTGGAAGGGTTCGGGATGGTGTATCTGGAGGCGGCGGCGTGCGGCGTCCCAGCGGTGGCATGGCGCACGGGAGGGGTGGCCGAGGCTGTGGTGGATGGGGTGACGGGCCTGGTGGTGCCGGCCGGCGATGCCGGCGCCGCAGGGGATGCCATCGAGCACCTGCTTGCGGATTCGGTCTTGCGTCGAGAGATGGCTGACGCGGCCAAGGCACATGCTGGCGCCGTTGCGGAACG